From Oceanipulchritudo coccoides, the proteins below share one genomic window:
- the lepA gene encoding translation elongation factor 4, with translation MSKLSKIRNFCIIAHIDHGKTTLSDRLLEATQTVSARDMQAQLLDSMDLERERGITIKSHPVTLKHKAADGIDYIFNLIDTPGHVDFSYEVSRSLTACEGALLLVDAAQGIEAQTVANAHLALDLGMEVIPVINKIDLPGSDIPLVKQQLEDILAIPADEAILASAKAGKGIPEIMEAIIQRVPPPRWGEHPHTRTLIFDCVYDAYKGVICFVRVFSGTIKRGDTILMMSDGTKAEVKEVGIFSPSMKPSSTIEAGWVGYIVTNIKDVSEIKIGDTITTAANPATEMLPGYKEVRPMVFSGLYPIDTSDYEKLKVSMGKLQLNDSALVFTPESSVALGFGFRCGFLGLLHMEIVTERIRREYDLDIISTYPSVVYKVLKTDGTEIEVHNPVNMPDPAEITSISEPTIKATLHIPSKSIGDILALATEKRGYVDHTETLDESRVMMVAHLPLNEILVDFNDRLKSITKGYGSMDYELSDYQQSKLVRLDILVNGETVDAFSSIVHMERSEAKGRQLCEKLKEILPRQMFKIAIQASVGSKVVARETISALRKDVTAKCYGGDISRKRKLLEKQKEGKKRMKQIGKVSIPQEAFVDILKSTSR, from the coding sequence ATGTCCAAGCTCTCCAAAATTCGCAATTTTTGCATCATCGCCCATATCGACCACGGGAAGACCACCCTCAGCGACCGCTTGCTGGAGGCTACCCAGACGGTCAGCGCGCGCGACATGCAGGCGCAATTGCTGGATTCAATGGATCTGGAGCGGGAGCGAGGAATCACCATCAAGAGCCATCCGGTGACTTTGAAGCACAAGGCCGCCGATGGAATCGACTACATTTTCAACCTGATCGACACCCCCGGGCACGTGGACTTTTCGTACGAGGTGTCGCGGAGCCTGACAGCCTGTGAAGGCGCACTTTTGCTCGTTGATGCCGCACAGGGGATTGAGGCGCAGACCGTGGCCAACGCCCATTTGGCACTTGATCTTGGGATGGAGGTCATTCCGGTCATCAACAAGATTGACCTGCCCGGTTCAGATATCCCGTTGGTCAAACAACAGCTTGAGGATATTTTGGCCATTCCTGCGGATGAGGCAATTCTCGCCAGTGCCAAGGCTGGCAAGGGGATTCCCGAAATCATGGAGGCCATCATCCAGCGCGTTCCACCGCCGCGGTGGGGAGAACATCCGCATACCCGCACACTGATTTTTGACTGTGTTTATGATGCCTACAAAGGCGTGATCTGTTTTGTCCGCGTTTTCTCAGGAACCATTAAACGCGGTGACACCATCCTCATGATGAGCGACGGCACAAAGGCCGAAGTGAAAGAAGTTGGAATCTTTTCCCCGAGCATGAAACCCTCCTCGACAATCGAGGCCGGCTGGGTCGGGTATATCGTGACCAACATCAAGGACGTCTCTGAAATCAAGATTGGCGACACGATCACGACCGCCGCAAACCCGGCGACTGAGATGCTTCCGGGATACAAGGAAGTGCGTCCGATGGTGTTTTCCGGACTATACCCGATCGACACATCGGATTATGAGAAGCTGAAAGTGAGCATGGGCAAGCTCCAGCTCAATGATTCGGCCCTGGTCTTTACTCCTGAATCCTCAGTTGCTCTTGGGTTCGGTTTTCGGTGCGGGTTCCTCGGGTTGCTGCACATGGAAATTGTCACGGAGCGCATCCGCCGCGAGTATGACCTGGATATCATCTCAACGTATCCAAGTGTTGTATACAAAGTGCTGAAAACCGACGGGACCGAGATTGAAGTCCACAATCCCGTTAACATGCCAGACCCGGCGGAAATCACTTCCATCTCCGAGCCGACAATCAAGGCGACCCTGCATATTCCATCCAAATCCATCGGGGACATCCTGGCTCTTGCCACGGAAAAGCGCGGATACGTTGATCACACTGAAACTCTCGATGAATCCCGCGTCATGATGGTTGCCCATTTGCCTCTCAATGAGATCCTTGTTGATTTCAATGACCGGCTCAAGAGCATCACCAAGGGATATGGCTCGATGGATTACGAATTGTCTGATTACCAGCAGAGCAAACTTGTCCGGTTGGACATTCTCGTCAATGGCGAGACAGTGGATGCCTTTTCCAGTATCGTCCACATGGAAAGAAGCGAGGCAAAGGGCCGCCAGTTGTGCGAGAAGCTCAAGGAGATTCTTCCGCGGCAGATGTTCAAGATTGCCATTCAGGCCTCCGTGGGGAGCAAGGTAGTCGCCCGGGAAACCATCAGCGCCCTGCGCAAGGATGTGACGGCAAAATGTTATGGCGGTGATATTTCCAGAAAGCGCAAACTCCTCGAAAAGCAAAAGGAGGGAAAAAAGCGCATGAAACAGATCGGAAAAGTTTCGATCCCCCAGGAAGCCTTCGTCGACATTCTGAAGTCGACAAGCCGGTAA
- the tkt gene encoding transketolase, whose protein sequence is MKDNQTMDTEILKKSAAQARGLAIDAIHTAGIGHLGLPLGCAEIGASLFSESLSFNPDKPRWINRDRFVLSAGHGSMFLYGWLHLSGYDLSMDEIRKFRQLHSKTPGHPEFGETDGVESTTGPLGQGVGNAVGIAISQKMCAEKFNTAEHQIIDNHVVCLAGDGCFQEGVAMEASSLAGHLGLDNLIVILDSNDVTLDAMAEVTQSEDTGKRYEAMGFDVVTIDGHDFAAVAKAVAEAKAADNGKPKLIIAKTEIGRGIEEVAGTSKAHGEGGAKFAESARAKLGLPAETFYVSEDVKAYFAEKKAEKISSFTEWEKTYKAWKSANSELAALLESAEAGKRPTAEECLEMIPAFPADAKLATRAAGGKVLQPLAAGLPLMTTGSADLFGSNKNYLEGLGDLSRDNFSGRNTWYGIREHAMGAVCNGIAYDGIFITSGATFLVFSDYMRASIRLAGLANLPVFHVFTHDSVGVGEDGPTHQPVETTSALRLIPNVDVIRPGDPEETAAAFAMAVARKDGPTCLVLSRQNLPNQNDIPVEARRLGTLKGGYVARKESGELKAVILATGSELQHALVAAEQLGDGVRVVSMPSLEVFDRQDNAYKEEVIPSACKARVAIEAGVGGLWYKYTGLDGKVVSIDRFGLSAPGDLVMKELGMEPASVVAAAQSLL, encoded by the coding sequence CTGAAAGACAACCAAACCATGGACACAGAAATCTTGAAGAAATCGGCGGCGCAGGCACGGGGCCTGGCCATTGATGCGATCCACACGGCCGGAATCGGCCACCTTGGCCTTCCGCTCGGATGTGCGGAAATCGGCGCCAGCCTGTTCAGTGAATCCCTCTCCTTTAATCCCGACAAGCCACGCTGGATCAACCGCGACCGCTTTGTCCTTTCGGCCGGACACGGCAGCATGTTCCTGTACGGATGGCTGCACCTTTCGGGATACGACCTGTCCATGGATGAGATCAGGAAGTTCCGTCAGCTCCATTCGAAGACTCCGGGCCACCCGGAATTCGGTGAGACTGATGGCGTTGAAAGTACGACCGGACCGCTTGGCCAAGGTGTGGGAAATGCCGTGGGAATAGCCATCTCGCAGAAGATGTGTGCTGAGAAATTCAATACCGCCGAGCACCAGATCATCGATAACCATGTTGTCTGCCTCGCGGGGGACGGCTGTTTCCAGGAGGGTGTGGCGATGGAAGCCAGTTCCCTGGCCGGCCACCTTGGATTGGATAATTTGATTGTCATTCTGGACAGCAATGACGTGACGCTTGATGCGATGGCCGAGGTAACCCAGAGTGAGGACACGGGTAAGCGGTACGAGGCGATGGGATTTGACGTGGTCACCATTGATGGACATGACTTCGCCGCCGTTGCCAAGGCTGTTGCAGAGGCCAAGGCAGCCGACAACGGCAAACCCAAGCTGATTATCGCCAAGACCGAAATCGGCCGCGGTATTGAGGAAGTGGCAGGAACGAGCAAGGCGCACGGCGAAGGTGGGGCCAAGTTTGCCGAATCCGCACGGGCAAAGCTCGGGCTACCGGCCGAAACCTTTTATGTCAGTGAGGACGTGAAGGCCTATTTCGCTGAAAAGAAGGCGGAAAAAATTTCCTCCTTCACCGAATGGGAAAAGACTTACAAAGCATGGAAGAGCGCCAACAGCGAGCTGGCCGCACTCCTTGAATCCGCGGAGGCCGGTAAGCGTCCGACCGCCGAGGAATGCCTAGAAATGATTCCTGCTTTCCCCGCTGATGCCAAGCTGGCGACCCGTGCAGCGGGCGGCAAGGTCCTCCAGCCACTGGCTGCAGGATTGCCGCTGATGACAACCGGCTCAGCCGACTTGTTTGGATCCAATAAAAACTACCTGGAAGGCCTTGGGGATTTGAGCCGCGACAACTTCAGCGGACGCAACACCTGGTACGGCATCCGGGAGCACGCCATGGGAGCCGTTTGTAACGGAATCGCCTACGACGGGATTTTCATTACCTCCGGGGCCACCTTCCTTGTCTTTTCCGATTACATGCGCGCGAGTATCCGCCTTGCCGGACTCGCCAACTTGCCGGTGTTCCATGTCTTTACGCACGACTCGGTCGGCGTCGGCGAGGATGGACCCACTCACCAGCCCGTCGAAACAACCAGCGCCCTGCGCCTGATTCCTAATGTCGACGTGATTCGCCCGGGTGATCCGGAGGAAACCGCGGCCGCTTTTGCCATGGCAGTTGCCCGCAAAGATGGACCGACCTGTCTGGTTCTTTCGCGACAGAATCTCCCCAACCAGAATGACATTCCGGTAGAGGCCCGCCGTCTGGGCACTCTCAAGGGCGGCTACGTTGCCAGGAAGGAATCCGGCGAATTGAAAGCCGTTATCCTCGCCACAGGGAGCGAGCTGCAACACGCCTTGGTCGCCGCTGAACAATTGGGTGATGGTGTTCGTGTCGTGAGCATGCCTTCCTTGGAAGTCTTCGACCGGCAGGATAATGCATATAAGGAGGAGGTCATTCCCAGTGCCTGCAAGGCGCGTGTGGCAATAGAAGCCGGTGTCGGTGGACTTTGGTACAAATACACGGGACTCGACGGCAAGGTTGTCAGCATCGACCGCTTCGGCCTCAGTGCCCCGGGTGATTTGGTCATGAAGGAGCTCGGAATGGAGCCGGCCAGCGTCGTCGCAGCCGCTCAAAGCCTTCTCTGA
- the tdh gene encoding L-threonine 3-dehydrogenase, with amino-acid sequence MRAIMKEKAGPGLAMKEVEAPVPGPDEVLIRILRTSICGTDVHIDLWDKWASQTIEPPLVIGHEFVGEIVETGEHVKGLNPGEIVSGEGHLVCGECRNCLGGRMHLCPHTKGVGVNRQGAFADFLCLPKTNVWRVNPPLPLDVVSCFDPLGNAVHTATHFDVLGEDVLITGAGPIGCMAAAICRHAGARSVVVTDVNPYRLELARKMGATVALDVSKDSLLETEKFLGMKEGFDVGLEMSGNPQALSQMIEVMFSGGRIALLGILPSDAQVDWTRIIFKGLTLKGIYGRKMYETWYKMSVLLRGGLDIQPIITHRFPAESWREAFDLMESGQSGKIILEWN; translated from the coding sequence ATGCGAGCCATCATGAAGGAAAAGGCAGGGCCCGGTCTTGCGATGAAGGAGGTTGAAGCACCGGTTCCGGGACCTGACGAGGTTCTCATACGCATTCTGAGGACCTCCATTTGCGGAACCGACGTACACATCGACCTGTGGGATAAGTGGGCTTCGCAGACTATTGAGCCCCCATTGGTCATCGGGCATGAATTTGTCGGGGAAATCGTTGAGACGGGTGAACATGTGAAAGGCCTGAATCCCGGGGAGATTGTTTCCGGTGAAGGGCATCTGGTCTGCGGGGAATGCCGCAACTGTCTCGGGGGCCGGATGCATCTCTGTCCACACACCAAGGGTGTCGGTGTAAACCGCCAGGGAGCCTTTGCCGATTTTCTCTGCCTGCCGAAGACGAATGTCTGGCGGGTTAATCCGCCACTCCCGCTGGATGTCGTCTCCTGTTTTGATCCGCTTGGCAACGCAGTCCATACCGCAACGCATTTCGATGTCCTCGGGGAAGATGTTCTGATCACCGGTGCCGGCCCGATTGGTTGCATGGCGGCGGCTATCTGCCGGCATGCCGGGGCCCGCAGCGTGGTTGTCACCGACGTCAATCCCTACCGGTTGGAACTGGCCCGTAAAATGGGGGCAACCGTAGCCCTCGATGTATCGAAAGATTCACTACTCGAAACAGAGAAGTTCCTTGGCATGAAGGAGGGCTTTGATGTGGGGCTTGAAATGAGCGGCAACCCGCAGGCTTTGTCCCAGATGATTGAAGTCATGTTCAGTGGCGGACGGATCGCCCTGTTGGGAATTCTTCCTTCGGATGCCCAGGTCGACTGGACCCGGATCATTTTCAAGGGACTGACCCTCAAGGGTATTTACGGCCGGAAGATGTATGAGACATGGTACAAGATGAGCGTCCTTCTTCGTGGCGGACTGGATATCCAACCAATCATAACGCACCGCTTTCCCGCAGAATCCTGGCGGGAAGCCTTTGATCTGATGGAGAGCGGGCAAAGCGGAAAAATCATCCTCGAGTGGAATTAA
- the lepB gene encoding signal peptidase I — protein MKFFADKKVKAARKQATECYHMAKKIYDYRHDILPEADRDALKNVVDRLYKLLKDKRTPVEGLEIVQNEAEPIMKRTGGHFYPKSFIAENSEMILFAAILAIGIRSFFLQPFKIPTNSMYPTYNGMTARVYQADTGPNPVLRVFRFVTLGAANKSVTAPDSGELSFGVERSVVPGRKWFVLPTKKLRYTFYVGESPVALDLPLEFDIRQVIEPLMEGSEGNMGRLSNGTRVLKTGIQINKGETAFSFDLLTGDQLFVDRFSYHFKRPSVGDPIVFRTDNLEHIDRDNRGKYYIKRAVAGPNDVLEIDPPGLVLNGQPATGAKAFEANRNQEAPYSGYVYGMRSQNYPLPQADGRTPIKIPDGHYFAMGDNSPNSADSRMWGFVPQTEIVGKAMFIYYPFSHRWGPAE, from the coding sequence GTGAAATTTTTTGCAGACAAGAAGGTCAAGGCGGCACGCAAACAGGCGACAGAGTGCTACCATATGGCTAAAAAGATCTACGACTATCGGCACGATATTTTGCCGGAAGCAGATCGGGACGCCCTGAAAAATGTAGTGGATCGTCTCTACAAGTTACTCAAGGACAAGCGCACACCAGTTGAAGGCCTGGAGATTGTCCAGAATGAAGCGGAGCCCATCATGAAACGGACCGGTGGACATTTCTACCCGAAGAGTTTCATCGCGGAGAATTCCGAAATGATATTGTTCGCGGCCATACTGGCTATCGGGATCCGGTCTTTTTTCCTGCAACCCTTCAAGATTCCGACCAATTCAATGTACCCGACCTACAACGGGATGACTGCGAGGGTCTACCAGGCCGACACGGGGCCCAATCCTGTCCTCCGCGTCTTCCGCTTTGTCACACTTGGGGCAGCGAACAAGTCCGTCACTGCGCCTGATTCAGGAGAATTGTCCTTTGGCGTGGAAAGATCGGTTGTCCCGGGCAGGAAGTGGTTTGTGCTACCGACAAAAAAGCTGCGCTACACCTTTTACGTGGGGGAATCCCCGGTCGCCTTGGACTTGCCCTTGGAATTTGATATCCGCCAAGTCATTGAGCCCTTGATGGAAGGTTCCGAGGGAAACATGGGACGCCTCTCAAATGGGACGCGCGTATTGAAAACGGGAATACAAATCAACAAGGGCGAGACCGCTTTTTCCTTCGATTTATTGACCGGCGACCAACTGTTCGTGGATCGTTTCAGCTACCATTTCAAGCGCCCTAGTGTGGGTGATCCCATTGTCTTCCGTACCGACAACTTGGAACACATCGACCGCGATAACCGGGGGAAGTACTACATCAAGCGCGCGGTTGCCGGCCCCAATGACGTTCTCGAAATTGATCCGCCCGGACTGGTGCTCAACGGCCAGCCGGCGACAGGGGCAAAGGCTTTTGAGGCAAACCGTAATCAGGAAGCTCCTTACTCGGGATATGTCTACGGGATGCGTTCACAGAACTATCCGTTACCCCAGGCAGATGGGCGAACGCCTATCAAGATCCCGGACGGACATTATTTTGCCATGGGCGATAACTCGCCCAACAGCGCTGACAGCCGCATGTGGGGATTTGTCCCACAGACGGAAATTGTCGGGAAGGCGATGTTTATCTATTATCCCTTCAGCCACCGCTGGGGACCAGCGGAGTAG
- a CDS encoding DNA polymerase Y family protein, whose product MSSIAHFDADAFFASVEQAADRRLRRRPVAVGGGSRGVVCSASYEARAFGIHSAMPTRRALQLCPELTLIRGQFELYERFSGQLFDLCEDFTPHVEQTSIDEGYVDFRGRAGGPEVAIGILRAFDREVSEWLKITVSCGFSSQKRIAQIAGKANKPHGFTIVPEGSEAAFLEPLGLYHLPGLGPVTTRRLGQIGLRSIGDLVRVGPDILYPILGKQAEPLLELARGQDSQPVTTEAPQPKSYGEQETFDRETGDEDQVERDIKGLLENQLRRLRAARQTARTLGIGLRYSDREYAQASHSFPEPSNLDPVFLPRVRVLMKRAWQRRVQVNQIRVQLSNLYPAWIQNDLFDETQLRARRICEVGDDLNSRFGKGSLMRASQL is encoded by the coding sequence ATGTCCTCTATTGCCCATTTTGATGCGGACGCGTTTTTTGCCTCGGTTGAACAGGCGGCTGATCGCCGCCTGCGTCGGCGTCCTGTTGCGGTCGGGGGCGGCTCGCGTGGCGTAGTCTGTTCAGCCAGTTATGAGGCCCGCGCCTTTGGCATTCACAGTGCAATGCCCACCCGGAGGGCCCTCCAGCTCTGTCCGGAGCTGACCCTCATCCGCGGGCAATTCGAGCTCTACGAGCGCTTCAGCGGGCAACTCTTTGATCTGTGTGAGGATTTCACGCCGCATGTTGAGCAGACTTCCATTGATGAGGGCTACGTGGATTTCCGGGGCAGGGCAGGGGGTCCCGAGGTCGCGATTGGAATCCTCCGGGCGTTTGATCGTGAGGTGTCTGAATGGCTCAAGATTACCGTTTCCTGCGGATTTTCCTCGCAGAAGCGGATTGCCCAAATTGCCGGAAAGGCGAACAAGCCGCACGGTTTTACCATTGTACCAGAGGGTAGCGAGGCTGCTTTCCTCGAGCCGTTGGGACTTTACCATCTGCCGGGCCTCGGGCCGGTCACCACGCGCCGGCTCGGACAAATCGGCCTGCGCTCAATCGGGGACCTGGTCCGTGTCGGGCCGGATATTCTGTATCCTATTCTCGGCAAGCAGGCTGAGCCGCTGCTGGAGCTGGCGCGGGGACAGGACAGCCAACCAGTGACTACCGAAGCCCCACAACCTAAATCCTATGGAGAACAGGAAACCTTTGACCGCGAGACAGGGGACGAAGATCAGGTCGAACGGGACATCAAGGGCTTGCTGGAGAACCAGCTCCGGCGTCTTCGGGCGGCCCGGCAAACCGCGCGGACCCTCGGCATTGGTTTGCGCTACAGCGATCGGGAATATGCACAGGCCTCACACAGCTTCCCGGAGCCGAGCAATCTCGATCCGGTCTTTCTTCCGCGGGTGAGGGTGCTCATGAAGCGCGCCTGGCAGCGGCGGGTTCAGGTCAATCAAATCCGCGTGCAACTCAGTAACCTGTATCCCGCTTGGATCCAGAATGACCTGTTTGACGAGACGCAGCTGCGCGCGCGGCGTATTTGCGAAGTGGGGGACGACCTCAACTCCCGTTTTGGCAAGGGCAGCCTGATGCGCGCAAGCCAGCTTTAA
- the kbl gene encoding glycine C-acetyltransferase — MYSKGFREELKQTLESIESEGLYKDELVIVGSQSAQVRLADGRTVLNFCANNYLGLADHPDIMAAAKKGMDEHGFGMASVRFICGTLDLHKELEAELSTFLGMEDTILYAACFDANSGVFEALLGTDDAIISDQLNHASLIDGIRLCKAARYRYQHNDMADLEKQLKEAVAKGARQKVIVTDGVFSMDGVVADLKGITDLAEQYDALVLVDDCHATGFMGESGRGTHEHHNVMGKVDILTGTLGKALGGGSGGYVSGPKEMIDLLRQRSRPYLFSNTLAPAVAAGSLKVLRMLERSTYLRERLMENTLYYREGLKKLGLTVRGTEHPIVPVMVGDAALSQKISKRMLEKGIFMVGFFYPVVPKGEARLRTQISAAHSRNDLDQVLDAWKEIAEEFNLVD; from the coding sequence ATGTATTCAAAGGGATTTCGTGAAGAGTTGAAGCAAACACTTGAATCAATCGAAAGTGAAGGGCTTTACAAGGATGAGCTAGTCATCGTCGGATCACAATCGGCGCAGGTCCGGCTGGCCGACGGGCGGACTGTCCTGAATTTCTGTGCCAACAATTACCTCGGGCTGGCTGACCACCCGGATATCATGGCCGCCGCCAAAAAGGGCATGGACGAGCATGGCTTTGGAATGGCCAGCGTGCGCTTCATCTGTGGAACCCTCGACTTGCACAAGGAGCTCGAGGCCGAGCTCAGCACATTCCTCGGCATGGAAGACACAATCCTCTATGCTGCCTGTTTTGATGCCAACAGCGGGGTTTTTGAGGCATTGCTTGGTACGGATGATGCCATCATCAGTGACCAGCTCAACCACGCCAGCCTCATCGACGGCATCCGCCTCTGCAAAGCGGCCCGATACCGTTACCAACACAACGATATGGCTGACCTGGAGAAGCAGCTCAAGGAAGCCGTGGCAAAGGGAGCGCGGCAAAAAGTCATCGTTACTGACGGGGTCTTTTCGATGGACGGAGTGGTCGCTGACCTGAAAGGAATCACGGACCTTGCAGAGCAATATGATGCCCTGGTGCTGGTTGATGACTGCCACGCGACAGGGTTCATGGGAGAGTCGGGGCGAGGCACGCATGAACATCACAATGTGATGGGGAAAGTGGATATTCTCACTGGCACTCTTGGAAAAGCCCTTGGTGGGGGAAGCGGTGGCTATGTCAGCGGCCCGAAGGAGATGATCGATCTCCTCCGCCAACGATCGCGTCCGTATCTATTTTCCAATACATTGGCCCCAGCGGTTGCTGCTGGTTCATTAAAGGTATTGAGGATGCTTGAGCGCTCAACTTATCTTCGGGAACGCTTGATGGAAAACACCCTTTACTATCGGGAAGGGCTCAAGAAGCTGGGCCTCACAGTGAGGGGCACCGAGCACCCAATCGTCCCGGTAATGGTGGGAGATGCCGCGCTTTCCCAGAAAATCTCGAAGCGCATGCTCGAGAAGGGAATTTTCATGGTCGGGTTCTTTTATCCGGTTGTTCCAAAAGGTGAGGCTCGTTTGCGCACGCAGATAAGCGCAGCTCATTCCCGAAATGATCTCGACCAGGTACTCGACGCGTGGAAGGAAATTGCAGAGGAATTCAATCTTGTTGATTGA